Proteins encoded in a region of the Buchnera aphidicola (Thelaxes suberi) genome:
- the rpmG gene encoding 50S ribosomal protein L33, translated as MAKGAREKIKMVSTKSKHFYTTTKNKRNTPEKIKLKKYDPIVRKHCIYNEVKLK; from the coding sequence ATGGCAAAAGGCGCAAGAGAAAAAATAAAAATGGTATCTACTAAAAGTAAACATTTTTATACTACTACTAAAAACAAAAGAAATACACCAGAAAAAATAAAATTAAAAAAATATGATCCTATAGTAAGGAAGCACTGTATATATAACGAAGTAAAATTAAAATAG
- the rpmB gene encoding 50S ribosomal protein L28 yields the protein MSHICQITNRKALFGHSRSHAMNAHKKKFLLNLHEHKFWIKEKKKFVKLKISAKGMRFIDKKGIDYVLKKINFFNKNQKKKKNK from the coding sequence ATGTCTCATATTTGTCAAATTACTAACAGAAAAGCTTTGTTTGGACATAGTAGATCACATGCAATGAATGCTCATAAAAAAAAATTTTTGCTAAATCTTCATGAACATAAGTTTTGGATCAAAGAGAAAAAAAAATTTGTTAAATTAAAAATTAGCGCAAAAGGAATGCGTTTTATTGATAAAAAAGGAATTGATTATGTTTTAAAAAAAATAAATTTCTTTAACAAAAATCAAAAAAAAAAAAAAAATAAATAG